The sequence AAGCCGAGCCCGCCGGCCCCTTGCGCCGAATGGAATTGCCCCTCCCGGGAGTCCCAGCAGCTCCAGGCCCAGTAGGCCGAGATGGTCATATCCCAGAACGTCTGCATGCTGTCCGGAACGGCCGCCCGAATGTCCGCCATGAAGGTCCGTTCCCTGCCCAGGTCCTGGCCGTCGAGCCGAGCCTGGACCTTGGTGAGCGTTTCCTTGACCAGCTGTTCCGGCGTCTTGCCGTGCCAATCCGGGACGTTGGCCCCGGCGGCCAGCACCGCGTCAAGGGAACTGTCCAGCGCCGCCAGCGCCTGTCCCGCGTCCGCCCTGATGCCGAGCGCCGGCCGGTTGGATTCGAGCACCCGCGGCTCGGCGTCAACCTGGATGATTCGGCCGCGCGGCTCCAGCGTGAAGTAGTTGCTGGTCACCTCGCCCAGCGACGAGCCCAGCACAAGCAGTACGTCCGCATCTTCAAACACCTCCGTGACATACCGGTCCTCCACCCAGGACTGCAGCGACAGCTCGTGCTGCCATGGGAACGCGCCGTTGCCTCCGGGCGAGCAGGCCACGGGCGCCCGCAGCTTCTCCGCGAGGGACAGCAGCCACGGTTCGGCTTTGCCGCGCCGGACGCCACCGCCGGCGATGATCGCCGGGCGCTGCGCCGCGGCAAGCCACTTCACGGCCTCCTTCACCAGCTCGGTCCGCGGCGGGTTGTCGAAGGCTTCCGCGAGCGCGTCTTCCACCGGCGGGACCAGCACGGGATCGAGAAGCACGTTCTGCGGGACCTCGACCCAGACCGGTCCCTGCGGCGAGGAGATGGCCTCGGTCCACGCGTCCTGGATGGCCGACGGGATTCCGGACGCATGCTGGATCAGCCGCTGGCTCTTGGTGACATTGGCCGCGGACGCCTTCTGGTCATCGAGCTGGTGCAGCATGCCCTTGCGCCGCGCGCCCAGTCCCTCCAGCGGAATCTGGCTGGCGACCACGACCATCGGCACGCCGGTGGCATAGGCCTCCTGGAGCCCGGCGAGCGAGGTCAGCGCCCCGGGACCGGTAGACAGGAACAGCACGCCGACCTCGCCGGTGGCGCGGGAGAAGCCGTCAGCAGCGAAGGCCGAGTTGTTCTCCACGCGGGAGGAGATGAACCGCAGGTTAGAGCGGGACAGCGCGTCGAAGAGGCCGAGCGCGTGCTGCCCCGGGATCCCGAAGACGGTGGTGGCCCCGAGCGCGCTGAGGGTTTCGACGACGAGGTCCCCGCCGTTGCGGACGGCACCTCCGTTGGGCTGTACGGTCACCGGTTCACCGTCCTTCCGGCGTGCCAAGGGCGGTCCCGGCCAACGGGTCCCCGTGCAGCTTGCGCGACCCGTCCGGCACCACACCGTGGGCCGCGGCACCTGCCGAGGCGCCGCCGTCGTTATGGCCCGCCGTACGGGCAGACCCGCCGGTGTCCTGCAGGTCGGCGGCGTTGGCGGCCAGCAGCGTCACCAGGTCGTAGGCGACATGGCTTGCGGCGACGCCGGTGATCTCGGCGTGGTCGTACGCCGGAGCGACCTCGACGACGTCGGCGCCGACCAGGTTCATCCCGCGGAAGCCGCGGATGATCTCGAGCAGTTCGCGGCTGGTCATGCCGCCGGCCTCGGGGGTACCTGTGCCCGGGGCGTGGGCCGGATCCAGCACGTCGATGTCGACCGAGATGTAGAGCGGCCGGTCACCGATCCGGTCCCGCAGCTTGGCCACGACCTCCGCCACGCCTTGATAGTAGACGTCGGAGCTGGTCACGATGCCGAAGCCGAAGCGGCGGTCGTCCTCCAGGTCCTTCTTGCCGTAGAGCGGGCCGCGGGTGCCGACGTGGCAGATCGCCTCGGTGTCCAGGATGCCCTCCTCGACCGCGCGGCGGAACGGTGTGCCGTGGGTGTACTCGGCTCCGAAGTACGTATCCCAGGTGTCCAGGTGGGCATCGAAATGCAGCATCGCCACCGGCTCTCCCGCGCGCTCCGACGCCGCACGCAGCAGGGGCAGGGCGATGGTGTGGTCGCCGCCAAGCGTGACCAGGCGGGTGCCGCCGGCCGTGAGCTCCAGGGCGTTCTGCTGGATCGTTTCGATGGCCTCGTTGATGTTGAACGGGTTGACCGCCATGTCTCCGGCGTCCGCGACCTGCAGCTCCTCGAACGGGCTCACGTCCCATGCGGGGTTGTACGGGCGCAGCAGCCGCGACGCTTCCCGCACATGGTTGGCGCCGAAGCGGGCGCCGGGGCGGTAGGAGACCCCGGCATCGAAGGGCACGCCGACCAGGGCGACATCCGCCCGGTCCACCTGGT is a genomic window of Arthrobacter sp. Marseille-P9274 containing:
- the speB gene encoding agmatinase; its protein translation is MEEIRIETNGRLGPIDSSRVPRFSGAATFARLPRLDQVDRADVALVGVPFDAGVSYRPGARFGANHVREASRLLRPYNPAWDVSPFEELQVADAGDMAVNPFNINEAIETIQQNALELTAGGTRLVTLGGDHTIALPLLRAASERAGEPVAMLHFDAHLDTWDTYFGAEYTHGTPFRRAVEEGILDTEAICHVGTRGPLYGKKDLEDDRRFGFGIVTSSDVYYQGVAEVVAKLRDRIGDRPLYISVDIDVLDPAHAPGTGTPEAGGMTSRELLEIIRGFRGMNLVGADVVEVAPAYDHAEITGVAASHVAYDLVTLLAANAADLQDTGGSARTAGHNDGGASAGAAAHGVVPDGSRKLHGDPLAGTALGTPEGR
- a CDS encoding thiamine pyrophosphate-binding protein, giving the protein MTVQPNGGAVRNGGDLVVETLSALGATTVFGIPGQHALGLFDALSRSNLRFISSRVENNSAFAADGFSRATGEVGVLFLSTGPGALTSLAGLQEAYATGVPMVVVASQIPLEGLGARRKGMLHQLDDQKASAANVTKSQRLIQHASGIPSAIQDAWTEAISSPQGPVWVEVPQNVLLDPVLVPPVEDALAEAFDNPPRTELVKEAVKWLAAAQRPAIIAGGGVRRGKAEPWLLSLAEKLRAPVACSPGGNGAFPWQHELSLQSWVEDRYVTEVFEDADVLLVLGSSLGEVTSNYFTLEPRGRIIQVDAEPRVLESNRPALGIRADAGQALAALDSSLDAVLAAGANVPDWHGKTPEQLVKETLTKVQARLDGQDLGRERTFMADIRAAVPDSMQTFWDMTISAYWAWSCWDSREGQFHSAQGAGGLGFGFPGAIGGSVGLESKGLPARVLAVSGDGSAMYSISELATVRQHNLPVTWLIVDDGGYGILREYMQDAFGQATATELARPDFVRLAESFSVPARRVRPEDVREALEDSLAADGPNVVVVETTLKMFASTHLAT